A genomic region of Thunnus albacares chromosome 2, fThuAlb1.1, whole genome shotgun sequence contains the following coding sequences:
- the LOC122969723 gene encoding LOW QUALITY PROTEIN: uncharacterized protein LOC122969723 (The sequence of the model RefSeq protein was modified relative to this genomic sequence to represent the inferred CDS: deleted 1 base in 1 codon), translating into MPRAKSHRRAQAAKRRIAERQSWTPGPPIPEFVARRGTGYRHRVRRWRTSELTHRPIKFVTPAQRPEQQMVFVVGDSHLRAIVDGFVSMPQGSLSFSFLSVPGGAAADLRTEVMHASLPWTPDAVCVCAPSNNLTASRTIGEAALDFGALLTTVCNLWPKVFVLDFPPRINTILLRQEYHRVTARMGLPYVSVAEHLPLHRLELWCHDGVHLSDTDGMPVMVEVLWDAAVRQLVLPPPEPRVSPRTSPRTRVSPRLVVTGHVPVPRHSDPWEWTVVGRECKAGTPTVRQSVIPSNPVWFSGAMLDAMEKVSPSSASDCTAAPAAGQASPVKRQMRGVARRSRGGKRQVLPTPSPARVIESASRPSPAVQQVEAVSQEFLEGSAVPLCAGVVPEVVLGEEEVAAACPAMPMESTVEEGARMPQKISKAKSSFSPCFSVSDDKAAQLCSNSNVVAMVAKNSRGIKLVKVVRGSFHQGDEQFKYGGLQCMAIAFVSLAKHTVSSVFSWKRHDLDRALVVGDELYSSLRDHGIFMHQSGLLSVPDLPQQLVIDGQVRNFTFGDVVFGEVGVTDGELVDFGVFVSLRNGLERIFSQYSACLLTLCGNTSAIICENGHFAVVDSHSRSNFGLLHCNGTSVVLHFACLDELHHYICCFADSVSSSQKLYELCGVSVSGGVSPVQSGISVESCIIDMSTVPTPEPSVAASVSVSVQTLAIEVSSGSEEEPTSTYGRKRKISSHTCMSKKSKRLNVSQINSDVEFISAVRNEELVFCPLSVDVCQVLCTKLNVDFVKVTGPVSKEVGLTGVPCRNEKIVADGNCFFRAISQAVSGSQKHHRKIRLAVCKELERNAGKYQSILRSDYSSVLEYIHQSRMRTVNTWATEVEIQVTADWLGVSVCTFYGGRWLKYTSDNDLLSAECIYLENIMDKHFENVVCVCKPGLHTCYGYCKVNEVTGYSIRSRMKDIVDGDKAAVACKLECAVSDKGVDSADVVKDATDVKSSSKSLRSKYMSHKKTTQEKLNMLIREKRQLRIRKMYHENVLFRERAKLWSVANYHKNIPHRESVKAKSKLNSMVKYKDNFQHRENVKGKSMLKYRDNFQHRETVKAKSKVHSMVNYRDSIKHRQKVKERSRELRKRKYHDSSEFKQQVIASVVFSRKQKTEKSEDFGFVMHQFLEKVRDGPHFVCCVCHRLLFRSQLLSCDREVYTRSSATAGIAETCISEKFLHRCSDDCVVPCQLVSSRGQLWICYTCHNKISKGQIPAECWVNTLMLDPIPPELACLNSLEQHLIALHIPFMKMLALPKGGQNGVHGPITCVPANVVQTTNVLPRCSMEGSLLQVKLKRKLTFKGHYEYQFVDTSRVRQALEYLKRTNMYYNDIEFNEEWVNEFCMQKDGENEEEQPASEDEAVVEKVEACQDDQVVSHCQVTTQAGGEVTEQAVVDGVEETSEIIQDELLHDRQQHCMFQDTCLMPIDIGQEALDQYFDDIVNIAPAEGNSPVRVLSDHTNEAKCFPVLFPLGSKTFHDSRSYRLTLSRYFNNRIMHADGRFARNVEYIFFAQYMSEIDRVSSSVSVALRKGKGGQKSQRISPEMLMDEESLKQLLKCDEGYRFLKPIRGTPAFWQSVQKDILACVRQLGIPTWFCSFSSADLHWQNLLTTILKQEGRTQTVEDLEWADRCELLRRNPVTAARMFDYRWHCFLNEVLMSPSQPIGKIIDHFYRVEFQQRGSPHVHCLFWIEGAPQIDKNTDEEVVEFIDKYVTCELPSDDDTLLDIVSSVQTHSKRHSKSCRKKKTTCRFNFPKPVSSKT; encoded by the exons ATGCCCCGTGCGAAGTCCCACCGTCGTGCTCAAGCAGCCAAGCGGAGGATTGCGGAGCGGCAGTCTTGGACCCCTGGGCCACCCATCCCCGAGTTTGTTGCTC GGCGCGGTACTGGTTACCGCCATCGTGTGCGGAGATGGCGAACTTCCGAGCTGACCCACCGTCCCATCAAGTTCGTCACTCCAGCACAGCGTCCGGAGCAGCag ATGGTGTTCGTCGTTGGAGACTCTCACCTGCGGGCCATCGTGGACGGATTTGTAAGTATGCCACAGggatctttgtctttttcttttctctctgttccaGGTGGAGCGGCAGCTGACCTGAGGACAGAGGTGATGCATGCTTCCCTCCCGTGGACCCCGGACgcggtctgtgtgtgtgccccGAGCAACAACCTCACTGCCAGCAGGACCATTGGTGAGGCAGCGTTGGACTTTGGTGCTCTCCTGACCACTGTCTGCAACCTCTGGCCCAAG GTGTTTGTGCTGGACTTCCCTCCACGCATCAACACG ATCCTGCTGCGTCAGGAGTACCACCGTGTCACAGCACGCATGG GTCTCCCATATGTGTCTGTGGCAGAGCACCTCCCTCTGCATCGGTTGGAGCTGTGGTGCCACGACGGT GTGCACCTCAGCGACACCGATGGCATGCCGGTCATGGTGGAGGTGCTGTGGGATGCTGCGGTCCGCCAGCTGGTACTCCCTCCACCTGAGCCTCGGGTGTCTCCTCGGACGTCACCGCGTACCAGGGTTTCCCCCAGGCTGGTTGTGACGGGACATGTTCCCGTGCCTCGTCACAGCGACCCCTGGGAGTGGACAGTTGTTGGACGGGAGTGCAAG gctGGAACACCTACGGTGCGACAGTCTGTCATCCCGTCCAACCCTGTGTGGTTCAGCGGTGCCATGTTGGATGCCATGGAGAAGGTTTCGCCTTCTTCTGCCTCTGACTGcactgctgctccagcagctggcCAG gCTTCCCCTGTGAAGCGTCAGATGAGAGGTGTTGccaggaggagcagaggaggaaagcGGCAGG TGCTGCCAACACCTTCACCTGCACGTGTGATCGAGTCTGCCTCCAGGCCCAGCCCAGCAGTGCAGCAG GTGGAGGCCGTGTCCCAGGAGTTCCTGGAGGGGTCTGCGGTGCCATTGTGTGCTGGTGTGGTGCCAGAGGTGGTgttgggggaggaggaggttgcTGCAGCTTGCCCTGCCATGCCGATGGAGTCCACCGTCGAGGAGGGAGCACGAATGCCACAGAAGATCAGCAAAGCTAAGTCTagtttttctccttgtttttctgtttcagatgATAAAGCAGCTCAGTTATGTTCCAACAGCAATGTTGTGGCAATGGTGGCTAAGAATAGCAGAGGAATTAAGCTAGTAAAGGTTGTAAGGGGGTCATTTCACCAAGGAGATGAGCAGTTTAAATATGGAGGATTGCAGTGTATGGCAATAGCTTTTGTCAGCTTAGCCAAACACACGGTGAGCAGTGTGTTTTCGTGGAAGAGGCATGATCTGGATCGCGCATTGGTTGTAGGTGATGAGTTGTACAGCAGTTTGCGTGACCATGGCATCTTTATGCATCAGTCGGGTCTTTTGTCTGTTCCAGATTTGCCACAGCAGTTAGTGATTGATGGACAGGTGCGTAACTTTACTTTTGGCGATGTGGTATTTGGTGAAGTAGGTGTGACTGATGGTGAACTAGTTGACTTTGGTGTGTTTGTCAGTCTACGCAATGGACTGGAGAGGATCTTCAGTCAGTACAGCGCATGTCTTCTGACACTGTGTGGTAACACTTCTGCCATCATCTGTGAGAATGGACATTTCGCTGTGGTCGACAGTCACTCACGCAGTAACTTTGGCTTGTTACACTGCAACGGTACAAGTGtggttttgcattttgcatgtCTCGATGAATTGCACCACTACATCTGTTGTTTCGCAGACAGTGTCAGCTCAAGTCAGAAGCTGTACGAACTGTGTGGTGTTAGTGTTAGTGGTGGTGTAAGTCCAGTACAGTCTGGTATTTCTGTGGAGAGTTGTATCATTGATATGAGTACAGTGCCAACACCAGAGCCTAGCGTAGCTGCGAGTGTATCAGTGTCTGTCCAGACTTTAGCCATTGAGGTTAGCAGCGGTTCAGAGGAAGAACCAACAAGTACTTATGGCAGAAAACGCAAGATTTCTTCTCACACCTGCATGTCGAAGAAATCAAAGAGGCTTAATGTTAGTCAAATTAACTCAGATGTAGAATTTATTAGTGCTGTGAGGAATGAAGAGCTGGTCTTCTGTCCTCTTAGTGTAGATGTTTGTCAGGTTTTGTGTACAAAATTAAATGTTGACTTTGTGAAGGTCACTGGTCCTGTGTCCAAAGAAGTTGGGTTGACAGGTGTCCCATGTAGGAATGAGAAGATCGTGGCTGATGGTAACTGCTTCTTCAGAGCCATCTCTCAGGCTGTGAGTGGTTCACAGAAGCACCATCGTAAGATTAGACTGGCAGTATGTAAAGAGCTGGAGAGGAATGCAGGTAAATACCAGAGTATTTTGAGGAGTGACTATTCCTCTGTGTTAGAGTACATTCATCAGTCCAGGATGAGAACCGTTAACACTTGGGCCACAGAGGTGGAAATACAGGTTACTGCAGATTGGTTAGGAGTtagtgtgtgtacattttatGGTGGACGTTGGCTGAAGTACACCAGTGACAATGACCTTTTGTCTGCAGAGTGCATTTATTTAGAGAACATCATGGACAAGCATTTTGagaatgttgtttgtgtttgtaagcCTGGACTACACACTTGTTACGGTTACTGTAAAGTTAATGAAGTGACAGGTTACAGCATTAGGTCTAGAATGAAGGATATTGTAGACGGTGACAAGGCAGCAGTAGCATGTAAATTAGAATGTGCAGTTTCTGATAAAGGTGTTGATAGTGCTGATGTTGTGAAGGATGCTACTGACGTAAAATCAAGTAGTAAGTCATTGAGGTCAAAGTATATGAGCCATAAGAAAACGACACAGGAGAAATTGAACATGTTGATAAGGGAGAAACGTCAGTTAAGGATTAGAAAGATGTATCATGAAAATGTGCTGTTTAGGGAAAGGGCAAAATTATGGAGTGTAGCAAACTATCATAAAAATATACCACATAGAGAGAGTGTTAAAGCCAAGAGTAAATTAAACAGTATGGTGAAATATAAAGACAACTTCCAGCATAGAGAGAATGTTAAAGGCAAGAGTATGTTGAAATATAGAGACAACTTCCAGCATAGAGAGACTGTTAAAGCTAAGAGTAAAGTACATAGTATGGTGAACTATAGAGACAGCATCAAGCATAGACAGAAGGTTAAAGAAAGGAGTAGAGAACTGAGGAAAAGAAAGTATCATGATAGTTCTGAGTTTAAGCAGCAAGTTATTGCCAGTGTTGTGTTTAGTAGGAAGCAGAAGACAGAGAAGTCAGAagattttggttttgttatGCATCAGTTTTTAGAGAAAGTCAGAGATGGGCcacattttgtgtgttgtgtttgtcatcGGTTGTTGTTTAGATCTCAATTGCTGAGTTGTGATAGGGAAGTGTATACTAGAAGTTCAGCAACAGCTGGCATTGCAGAAACGTGCATTAGTGAGAAGTTTTTGCATAGGTGTTCTGATGACTGTGTTGTGCCTTGTCAGTTGGTTTCATCTAGAGGGCAGCTTTGGATTTGTTATACCTGTCACAATAAGATAAGTAAAGGTCAGATACCAGCTGAATGTTGGGTTAATACTTTGATGCTTGATCCCATTCCACCTGAACTGGCATGTTTGAATAGTTTAGAACAACACCTGATAGCTCTGCACATTCCGTTTATGAAAATGTTGGCATTGCCTAAAGGAGGACAGAATGGAGTACATGGTCCGATTACATGTGTTCCAGCCAACGTAGTGCAGACGACTAATGTGTTGCCACGTTGTAGCATGGAAGGGTCTTTGCTACAGGTGAAATTAAAGCGTAAATTGACGTTTAAAGGACATTACGAGTATCAGTTTGTGGATACTTCACGTGTAAGACAGGCGCTAGAGTATTTAAAGAGGACTAATATGTATTACAATGACATTGAGTTTAATGAAGAGTGGGTGAATGAGTTTTGTATGCAAAAAGATGGGGAGAATGAGGAGGAGCAGCCAGCCAGTGAGGATGAAGCTGTCGTAGAAAAGGTAGAGGCCTGTCAGGATGATCAGGTTGTTAGTCATTGTCAGGTGACAACTCAGGCAGGTGGTGAGGTCACAGAACAGGCTGTAGTTGATGGTGTAGAGGAAACATCAGAGATAATACAAGATGAATTGTTACatgacagacagcagcactgCATGTTTCAGGACACTTGTCTTATGCCTATAGATATTGGTCAGGAAGCATTAGACCAGTATTTTGATGATATTGTAAACATTGCGCCTGCAGAGGGGAATAGTCCAGTTAGGGTGCTTTCTGACCACACGAATGAGGCTAAATGTTTCCCTGTGTTGTTTCCTCTTGGTAGTAAGACTTTCCATGACAGCCGCTCATATCGCCTAACGTTGTCTCGTTACTTTAATAACAGGATTATGCATGCGGACGGTCGTTTTGCACGTAATGTAGAATACATTTTCTTTGCCCAATACATGTCAGAGATAGATCGTGTGTCATCGAGTGTTTCTGTTGCGTTGCGCAAGGGTAAAGGTGGACAGAAGTCGCAAAGGATTAGTCCAGAAATGTTGATGGACGAGGAGTCTTTGAAGCAGTTGTTAAAGTGCGATGAGGGTTATAGGTTTCTTAAGCCAATTAGAGGAACTCCAGCTTTTTGGCAGTCAGTTCAGAAAGACATCTTAGCCTGCGTACGTCAGTTGGGGATCCCGACATGGTTTTGCTCGTTTTCCTCTGCGGATCTGCACTGGCAGAATCTTTTGACCACTATTCTAAAACAGGAAGGCAGGACACAGACTGTAGAGGATTTGGAGTGGGCAGACAGGTGTGAGTTGTTGCGTCGTAACCCGGTCACAGCTGCGAGGATGTTTGACTACAGATGGCATTGTTTCTTGAACGAGGTTCTCATGTCTCCTTCCCAACCAATTGGCAAAATCATTGATCACTTTTATAGGGTAGAATTTCAGCAGCGCGGTTCTCCTCATGTACACTGTCTGTTTTGGATTGAGGGTGCTCCccaaattgataaaaacacagatgaggAGGTCGTTGAGTTCATAGATAAATATGTTACATGCGAGTTACCCTCAGATGATGATACATTATTGGACATTGTGTCATCAGTTCAAACACACTCGAAACGACATTCTAAATCatgcaggaaaaagaaaacaacatgtcGGTTTAATTTCCCAAAACCTGTTTCATCTAAGACg
- the LOC122990665 gene encoding LOW QUALITY PROTEIN: uncharacterized protein LOC122990665 (The sequence of the model RefSeq protein was modified relative to this genomic sequence to represent the inferred CDS: substituted 1 base at 1 genomic stop codon) — translation MNDPGSKNHPVCKCFDDDLMPKERAQYILQNVKTAVKKAQEEEVSFVSVEHLFQTLGINQGIFEEAYRRLERKSTVVYRRGVNEVWVNQYSKQLLKCWNANLDISFVTDAYAVVIYIISYITKAESEIGLLLSNAQKEAAKQGNLSAKEALKKLGSVYLHNRDVCAQEAVYRLTNMHLKECSRKVVFVPTGNNIVKMSLPLSVLKQRTDCTELKTEDMWMPGIVDRYRNRPDNDVFDNMCMATFASEYRVLSKNEKSNDMIELKSGLGFILRRTRSQFAVVRYMRFDLEKREEDHFQSLMQLFLPYRADSDLKPEGFEMFSQFYKGGEVTFSDGSVHSVKTVVDENRAKFEVDCPDLERAQEIVEQNGVDEDVWGELCPEQEVERLECIEEMRQQQEGEKSDEQLMEAMENVPDLAVDNKKLAHLERPRKIMPRSEGLALVRSLNETQMAVFYKVRQWCLQKVMGKNPEPMHVFVTGGAGTGKSHLIRAIQYEAGRLLSTLCHQPDDICVLLTASTGIAAYSLNAATIHHTLSIGTHSSLPYTPLGEDKLNSLRAKFSQLQILIIDEISMVDHNLLTYVHGRLRQLKHTGDFSPFGNVSVIAVGDFYQLPPVKGKPLHNSQVGVSLWCHFSVVELKTIVRQKDSSFAELLNRLRVRSKKTPMLESDVEMLKSRETGEDSSALHIFPTNMQVNEHNFIKLFAMCPDYIKIEAKDFITNKKTGKLERGTQNNALDTCLEQTLYLAKNARVMLCKNVDVEDGLVNGACGTVTDMDFGKNKTFPLKIYVTFDDDKIGLQRRKTHAHAAVECRNSTAIEPEKEKATKRGCVRLQFPLKLAXACTVHKVQGLTIDEAVVSLKKVFAPGQAYVALSRVRALSGLIIRDFTEKAIYCKDTIKEAMDSMPPFLIEQPKPSINAQSFSVYLMNVQSLNRHLSDLVSCTQHLQPHCIAVTETWLTAQTPLNSVQMCGYTFHSRPRSLCYSSSNPKMSELQNLQHGGVGLYCLDNLDCQILQVPDLNLECLVCLCINLNILMAVLYRPPSYPRSLFKHNVEKLLDWLNPISKTIVLMGDFNENILKESSICTFLSLKGFKQHVTQETTEKGTLIDHVYVKTTQYNVECAVMPAYFSDHEGILCSFGVKDDQGQLDDIDSLIMFEFEGV, via the coding sequence ATGAACGATCCTGGTTCAAAGAACCATCCTGTCTGtaagtgttttgatgatgatttgaTGCCAAAAGAGAGGGCACAgtatattttgcaaaatgttaaGACAGCTGTTAAGAAAGCTCAGGAAGAAGAAGTGAGTTTTGTCAGTGTAGAGCATTTGTTTCAGACTCTAGGCATCAATCAGGGCATCTTTGAAGAGGCTTATAGAAGATTGGAAAGAAAGAGCACGGTGGTTTATAGGAGAGGGGTGAACGAAGTTTGGGTAAACCAGTATAGTAAGCAGTTGTTGAAGTGCTGGAATGCAAATTTGGACATTAGCTTTGTCACCGACGCCTATGCAGTCGTCATCTATATCATATCTTATATTACGAAAGCAGAGAGCGAAATTGGCCTATTATTGAGTAACGCCCAAAAAGAAGCAGCAAAACAAGGAAATCTCTCTGCTAAAGAAGCATTAAAAAAGCTAGGCAGTGTATATTTACACAACAGGGACGTCTGTGCTCAGGAGGCGGTGTATAGGCTAACCAACATGCATCTGAAGGAGTGTTCCAGAAAGGTTGTGTTTGTGCCAACTGGGAACAACATAGTGAAGATGAGTTTACCCCTCAGTGTTTTGAAACAGAGAACAGATTGTACTGAGCTTAAGACAGAGGACATGTGGATGCCTGGCATAGTGGACAGGTATAGGAACAGGCCTGACAATGATGTCTTTGATAACATGTGCATGGCTACATTTGCATCTGAGTATCGTGTTCTCTCCAAGAACGAGAAGTCCAATGACATGATTGAACTGAAAAGTGGTTTAGGCTTCATCTTGAGGAGAACACGCTCTCAGTTCGCAGTTGTACGTTATATGCGTTTTGATTTGGAGAAACGAGAGGAGGACCATTTTCAGAGTCTGATGCAATTGTTCCTTCCCTATAGAGCTGACTCAGACCTAAAACCTGAAGGCTTTGAAATGTTTAGTCAGTTCTATAAAGGTGGCGAGGTGACATTTAGTGATGGTTCTGTGCATTCGGTTAAGACCGTGGTTGACGAGAACAGGGCAAAGTTTGAAGTAGATTGTCCTGATTTGGAGAGAGCTCAGGAAATTGTCGAGCAAAACGGAGTTGATGAAGACGTTTGGGGGGAGCTGTGTCCTGAACAGGAAGTGGAACGCCTTGAATGTATAGAGGAAATGAGACAGCAACAGGAAGGTGAGAAAAGCGATGAACAGTTAATGGAAGCAATGGAAAATGTTCCAGACTTGGCCGTTGATAACAAAAAATTAGCACATTTAGAGAGACCCAGGAAAATTATGCCTAGAAGTGAGGGGTTAGCTTTGGTTAGGTCTCTGAATGAGACACAGATGGCTGTTTTTTATAAGGTCAGACAGTGGTGTTTGCAGAAGGTGATGGGTAAAAACCCAGAGCCTATGCATGTCTTTGTGACAGGTGGCGCAGGGACGGGGAAAAGTCATTTAATTAGAGCTATTCAGTACGAGGCAGGGAGGCTGTTGTCAACACTTTGTCATCAACCAGAcgatatttgtgttttgttaactGCTTCAACAGGCATAGCTGCATACTCTTTAAACGCAGCTACAATTCATCACACACTCAGTATTGGCACACACTCTAGTTTACCTTATACCCCTTTGGGTGAAGATAAACTAAACTCTCTAAGAGCAAAATTTAGTCAACTCCAAATTTTAATCATTGATGAAATCAGTATGGTTGATCACAATCTGTTGACCTATGTTCATGGCAGGTTGAGGCAGCTTAAGCACACTGGTGACTTTTCCCCATTTGGTAATGTTAGTGTGATAGCTGTTGGTGATTTTTATCAGTTGCCTCCTGTTAAAGGGAAGCCCCTGCATAACAGTCAGGTTGGTGTGAGCTTGTGGTGCCATTTCAGTGTAGTGGAGCTGAAAACAATAGTTAGGCAGAAGGATAGCTCATTTGCAGAGTTATTGAACAGGTTGCGAGTGCGTTCCAAAAAAACCCCCATGTTAGAGAGCGACGTTGAGATGCTGAAATCACGTGAGACAGGGGAAGACAGCTCGGCCTTGCATATTTTCCCAACAAATATGCAAGTAAATGAACACAATTTCATTAAGTTGTTTGCCATGTGTCCCGATTACATCAAAATTGAGGCTAAAGATTTCataacaaacaagaaaacagggAAATTGGAACGTGGTACCCAAAATAATGCTCTGGACACATGTTTAGAACAAACGTTGTATTTGGCCAAGAATGCGCGTGTTATGTTATGTAAGAACGTGGATGTTGAAGACGGTCTGGTGAATGGAGCATGTGGCACTGTCACTGACATGGATtttggtaaaaataaaacatttcctctAAAAATTTATGTTACATTTGATGATGATAAAATTGGCTTACAGAGGAGGAAGACACATGCCCATGCAGCAGTAGAATGCAGGAATTCTACTGCTATTGAACCAGAGAAGGAGAAGGCCACTAAACGGGGTTGTGTGCGTTTACAGTTTCCTCTGAAATTAGCGTGAGCGTGTACTGTACACAAAGTTCAGGGGTTAACTATAGATGAGGCTGTTGTATCTTTGAAGAAGGTGTTTGCACCTGGGCAGGCGTATGTAGCTCTGAGTCGTGTTAGGGCTTTGTCTGGACTGATCATCAGGGATTTTACAGAGAAGGCCATTTACTGCAAGGACACCATAAAGGAGGCCATGGATAGCATGCCTCCATTTTTAATTGAACAACCTAAGCCTTCAATAAATGCACaaagtttctctgtgtattTAATGAACGTTCAGAGTTTAAATCGCCACCTTTCAGATTTGGTGTCCTGCACACAGCATTTGCAGCCTCACTGTATTGCTGTCACAGAAACGTGGCTCACTGCACAAACCCCATTAAACAGTGTGCAAATGTGTGGTTACACTTTCCACAGTCGTCCTCGAAGTttgtgttacagcagcagtaacCCCAAAATGTCAGAGCTGCAAAATCTACAACATGGTGGAGTTGGTTTGTACTGTTTAGACAATTTGGACTGTCAGATTCTGCAGGTACCAGACTTAAATCTGGAGTGTTTGGTATGCCTGTGTATCAATTTAAACATATTGATGGCAGTACTTTATCGTCCACCATCTTATCCAAGATCTCTATTTAAACATAATGTGGAGAAGTTACTTGACTGGTTAAATCCAATCAGTAAAACAATTGTGCTAATGGGAGactttaatgaaaacattttaaaagaatcaTCAATTTGTACATTCCTGAGCTTAAAAGGATTTAAGCAGCATGTAACACAAGAAACTACAGAGAAGGGGACATTGATTGATCATGTAtatgttaaaacaacacagtatAATGTGGAATGTGCAGTGATGCCAGCGTACTTCAGTGATCATGAAGGTATTCTGTGTAGTTTTGGTGTTAAAGATGATCAGGGGCAGTTAGATGACATAGACAGTTTGATTATGTTTGAATTTGAGGGTGTGTAG